A stretch of Hydrogenothermus marinus DNA encodes these proteins:
- a CDS encoding complex I subunit 4 family protein has translation MTFEFEAANIPWITISILIPLIAAGVLFFLDKRFAKPISIIVSAIVFVISTYMLFAYDYSSYKIQFYEKYSWIPQFGISYEVGVDALSLTMFWLTALAFLLSFIWSVNIKKRVKEYFIAFLVLEAACIGVFVSWDMVWFYIFWEAMLIPMFLIIGVWGYAERIYAATKFFIYTFFGSLFLLIGVIGMYVYQYFHYGKLSTSYFDLVNTNLPFGLEIVFFLLLALGFAIKVPMWPFHTWLPAAHVQAPTAGSVILAAVLLKMGTYGFVRFSLPWFPEASKYFIPVMFTLGVIAIIYTAAMALAQQHIKRIIAYSSVSHMGFVTLGTFALNVEGMNGAIITMISHGLTSAALFFAAGWIYERSHSYMLKDLGGMAKYVPVFATLFMISAMASVGLPGLSGFVGEFLALLGTFKTNVWFAALAGIALVVGAGYTLRLYHKTMFMEELVDKNIIHKWKNTHDMTTSEFLAFIPLVILMFVIGIYPKWWIDLINTTSISILSKFIGG, from the coding sequence ATGACATTTGAATTTGAAGCAGCTAATATACCTTGGATAACAATCTCAATTCTAATACCGTTAATAGCAGCTGGTGTACTGTTTTTCCTTGATAAAAGATTTGCAAAACCAATAAGTATTATAGTATCAGCAATTGTTTTTGTTATATCTACATATATGCTTTTTGCTTATGATTATTCATCATATAAAATTCAATTTTATGAAAAATATAGTTGGATTCCTCAATTTGGTATTTCCTATGAAGTTGGTGTTGATGCTCTTAGTTTAACTATGTTTTGGCTTACGGCTCTTGCATTTTTACTTTCTTTTATATGGAGCGTTAATATAAAAAAGAGAGTTAAAGAATATTTTATAGCTTTTCTTGTACTTGAAGCTGCTTGTATAGGTGTTTTTGTATCTTGGGATATGGTTTGGTTTTATATATTCTGGGAAGCAATGCTTATTCCAATGTTTTTAATAATTGGTGTTTGGGGATATGCTGAAAGAATTTATGCAGCTACTAAGTTCTTCATATATACATTCTTTGGTTCTCTTTTCCTATTAATTGGTGTTATTGGAATGTATGTTTACCAATATTTTCATTATGGAAAACTTTCAACAAGTTATTTTGATTTAGTTAATACAAATCTTCCTTTTGGATTAGAAATAGTATTCTTTTTACTTCTTGCTCTTGGTTTTGCTATTAAGGTACCTATGTGGCCTTTCCATACATGGCTTCCTGCAGCTCACGTTCAGGCTCCAACTGCAGGTTCTGTAATTCTTGCTGCTGTACTACTTAAAATGGGTACTTATGGATTTGTTAGATTTTCACTTCCATGGTTTCCAGAGGCTTCAAAATATTTCATTCCAGTAATGTTTACCTTAGGGGTTATTGCTATTATATATACTGCTGCTATGGCTCTTGCTCAGCAACATATTAAAAGAATTATTGCATACTCTTCTGTATCTCATATGGGATTTGTAACTCTTGGTACTTTTGCTCTAAATGTAGAAGGAATGAATGGAGCTATTATCACAATGATTTCTCATGGATTAACTTCAGCTGCTTTATTCTTTGCAGCAGGATGGATTTACGAAAGGTCCCACTCATATATGCTAAAAGATTTAGGTGGTATGGCAAAATACGTTCCTGTATTTGCTACTTTATTTATGATTTCTGCAATGGCTTCTGTAGGTCTTCCAGGACTTTCAGGATTTGTTGGTGAGTTTTTAGCTTTACTTGGTACATTTAAAACAAATGTATGGTTTGCAGCATTGGCAGGTATAGCTCTTGTAGTAGGTGCTGGATATACTCTCAGACTTTACCATAAAACAATGTTTATGGAAGAACTTGTAGATAAAAATATAATCCATAAATGGAAAAATACTCATGATATGACTACTTCTGAATTTTTAGCATTTATACCACTTGTAATATTAATGTTTGTAATTGGTATTTATCCTAAATGGTGGATAGATTTAATTAACACAACTTCTATTTCTATTCTTTCAAAGTTCATAGGAGGCTAA
- the nuoL gene encoding NADH-quinone oxidoreductase subunit L yields MENLNYLWIVPFAPLIAAIITGLFGYKFLREPLSGIIAVIGVAISAVAAVSGFIHVMNTGGHYDLKLFTWMPLGNYEISVSILWDPLSALMSCVVTVISTFIFIFATGYMKGDESYPRFFTYLSMFVFMMLMLTLSDNLVQLFFGWEGVGLMSYLLIGYFHFKKSAANAAFESFIVNRVGDWSFLLGILLAFVTFGTLDYLDIFAKIPEAKEFTITLIALLLFGGAVGKSAQIPLHIWLPNAMEGPTPVSALIHAATMVAAGVYMVARLMPLFASSPIALDVVLYIGTASAFVAATMGLVQNDIKRIIAYSTMSQLGYMFAAEGLGLFSDGMFHLASHATFKALLFLAAGSVLVAIHHILDVWKMGQLRKYMPITAATFLIGALALAGIPPFSGFFSKDPIIEGAYHINWVVWALLWSGAGLTAFYIFRLYFLAFEDGDRLDPHIKSHVHESPWNMTIPLMVLATGAVVLGFFREFFLNFLRPSLDIKAMPEDFVPEKTKILMEEGLSRAHHVHIPSDAIEFLVESLTSPLGILALLTALGGIFFAYLVYQKNVISYKWLGETFKPLYKLFYNRWYFDNVYYAIFVYGYYKFSVFLWKLGDRFIIDGIVDGSAKASLATGGVLRLTQTGRISAYVLQMSLGILVFLSLFLIVK; encoded by the coding sequence ATGGAAAACTTAAATTATTTATGGATAGTACCTTTTGCACCTTTAATTGCTGCTATTATTACAGGGCTTTTTGGATATAAGTTTTTAAGAGAACCTCTTTCAGGGATCATTGCAGTTATTGGCGTTGCCATATCTGCAGTAGCTGCAGTATCTGGATTTATCCATGTAATGAATACAGGAGGCCATTATGATTTAAAACTATTTACTTGGATGCCTCTTGGTAATTACGAAATTTCTGTTAGTATTTTATGGGATCCATTATCTGCATTAATGTCTTGTGTTGTAACTGTTATTTCTACATTTATATTTATATTTGCAACTGGTTATATGAAAGGAGATGAATCTTATCCAAGATTTTTCACTTATCTTTCTATGTTTGTATTTATGATGCTTATGCTTACCCTTTCTGATAACCTTGTCCAACTTTTCTTTGGTTGGGAAGGTGTAGGTTTAATGTCTTATCTCCTAATTGGATATTTCCATTTTAAAAAATCTGCAGCAAATGCTGCTTTTGAATCTTTTATAGTTAACAGAGTTGGAGATTGGTCATTTTTACTTGGAATTCTTCTTGCTTTTGTAACTTTTGGAACTTTAGATTATTTAGATATATTTGCAAAAATTCCAGAAGCTAAAGAATTCACAATAACATTAATTGCTTTATTACTTTTTGGTGGTGCAGTTGGTAAATCTGCTCAGATCCCACTTCATATATGGCTTCCAAATGCTATGGAAGGTCCAACTCCTGTTTCAGCTTTAATACATGCAGCTACAATGGTTGCTGCTGGTGTTTATATGGTAGCAAGATTAATGCCTTTATTTGCTTCATCTCCTATAGCTTTAGATGTTGTTCTTTATATAGGTACTGCTTCTGCATTTGTAGCAGCAACTATGGGACTTGTCCAAAATGATATAAAAAGAATAATTGCATATTCTACAATGTCTCAGCTTGGATATATGTTTGCTGCAGAAGGACTTGGATTATTTAGTGATGGAATGTTCCATCTTGCATCTCATGCAACTTTTAAAGCTCTATTATTCTTAGCTGCTGGTTCTGTGCTTGTTGCTATACATCATATCCTTGATGTATGGAAAATGGGGCAGCTTAGAAAATATATGCCTATTACTGCAGCTACATTTTTAATTGGTGCTTTAGCCCTTGCAGGGATTCCTCCATTTTCTGGATTTTTCTCAAAAGATCCTATAATAGAAGGTGCTTACCATATTAACTGGGTTGTGTGGGCATTACTTTGGTCTGGAGCTGGACTTACTGCATTTTATATCTTTAGACTTTATTTCTTAGCTTTTGAAGATGGAGATAGATTAGATCCTCATATAAAATCTCATGTTCATGAATCTCCGTGGAATATGACAATACCTTTAATGGTTCTTGCTACTGGAGCTGTAGTTCTTGGATTTTTTAGAGAATTCTTCCTTAATTTCTTAAGACCTTCTTTAGATATTAAAGCAATGCCAGAAGATTTTGTTCCTGAAAAAACTAAGATATTGATGGAAGAAGGATTAAGTAGGGCACATCATGTACATATTCCATCTGATGCTATAGAATTTTTAGTAGAGTCTCTAACATCTCCTCTTGGAATATTAGCTTTATTAACTGCTTTAGGTGGTATATTCTTTGCTTATCTTGTTTATCAGAAAAATGTTATTAGTTATAAATGGCTTGGGGAAACTTTCAAACCTTTATATAAACTTTTTTATAATAGATGGTATTTTGATAATGTTTATTATGCAATATTTGTTTACGGATATTACAAATTTTCAGTATTCTTATGGAAACTTGGTGATAGATTTATTATTGATGGAATAGTTGATGGTTCTGCAAAAGCTTCTTTAGCTACTGGTGGAGTTTTAAGATTAACTCAAACAGGAAGAATAAGTGCTTATGTTTTACAGATGTCCTTAGGTATACTGGTATTTTTAAGCTTATTCTTAATAGTAAAGTAA
- the nuoK gene encoding NADH-quinone oxidoreductase subunit NuoK, whose amino-acid sequence MSIPYEYYIALSGLLMVIGLVGIIIRRNIIAVLISTELMLNAVNIAFVAFDMKLHDVAGQVFVFFILTIAAAEAAIGLGLIMAIYRLRKDVNIDTLTELKL is encoded by the coding sequence ATGTCTATCCCTTATGAATATTATATAGCTTTAAGCGGTCTTTTAATGGTTATTGGATTAGTAGGTATAATAATTAGAAGAAATATAATTGCTGTTTTAATTTCTACAGAATTGATGTTAAACGCAGTTAATATTGCATTTGTTGCTTTTGATATGAAACTCCATGATGTTGCAGGTCAGGTTTTTGTATTCTTTATACTTACTATTGCAGCAGCTGAAGCAGCTATAGGATTAGGATTAATTATGGCTATTTATAGACTTAGAAAAGATGTAAATATTGATACTTTAACTGAGTTAAAACTGTAA
- a CDS encoding NADH-quinone oxidoreductase subunit J family protein — translation MELNLNSIAFWSFSSLAVLSALGAIFFRNLVYTVLSLISVLIMISGLFFTLGAELVGALQLLIYAVAIVVFYVLVISTVPQFKGKAIDPKYMLLSIPIGFLIFLELAYVSVYGAWKSNTGIFSPEIVEKIGNAKAVSTMLFTKYLFPFEVASLILLVAMIGAIVIGKKQEQED, via the coding sequence ATGGAGTTAAATCTTAATAGTATAGCTTTTTGGAGTTTTTCTTCTTTAGCAGTATTATCTGCTCTTGGAGCTATATTTTTTAGAAATTTAGTTTATACAGTTTTATCTCTTATTTCTGTATTAATAATGATTTCAGGATTGTTTTTTACTCTTGGAGCAGAACTTGTTGGAGCTCTTCAACTTTTAATTTATGCAGTAGCTATAGTTGTTTTTTATGTTTTAGTAATATCTACTGTTCCTCAATTTAAAGGTAAAGCTATAGATCCTAAATATATGCTTTTATCAATTCCTATAGGATTTTTAATCTTCCTTGAACTTGCTTATGTATCTGTATATGGAGCATGGAAATCAAATACTGGAATATTTTCTCCTGAGATTGTAGAAAAAATTGGTAATGCAAAAGCAGTATCAACAATGCTTTTTACTAAATATTTATTCCCGTTTGAAGTAGCTTCTTTAATTCTTTTAGTTGCAATGATTGGAGCTATAGTAATAGGTAAAAAACAGGAGCAGGAGGATTAA
- a CDS encoding NuoI/complex I 23 kDa subunit family protein yields MVKIKYIERPKLSKMEKLFFIDFIKGMKITIKNFFRRTITTQYPFEKLTPPKRFRGTHAHRVKDGKEPPSFKVLEKFMEIHEGESRCVACYMCQQACPIPSLFNIEAEQLPNGKKRVTKFDMNLLNCLYCGLCVDACPVDCIIMTDSYETATYQRKDCVIHIDDMSERGRDFDERRYDEPDRIWIDDDVRKKLWGHIKWS; encoded by the coding sequence ATGGTAAAAATTAAATATATAGAAAGACCAAAGCTTTCTAAGATGGAAAAGCTATTTTTTATTGACTTTATAAAAGGAATGAAAATAACTATAAAAAACTTTTTTAGAAGAACTATTACAACACAATATCCTTTTGAAAAACTTACACCTCCAAAAAGATTTAGAGGCACTCATGCTCATAGAGTAAAAGATGGTAAAGAGCCACCTTCATTTAAAGTACTTGAAAAATTTATGGAAATACATGAAGGTGAAAGTAGATGTGTAGCTTGTTATATGTGTCAACAAGCATGCCCAATACCATCTTTATTTAATATTGAAGCTGAGCAACTTCCAAATGGGAAAAAAAGAGTTACAAAATTTGATATGAATCTGTTAAACTGTCTTTATTGTGGATTATGTGTAGATGCTTGTCCTGTTGATTGTATAATCATGACAGATAGTTATGAAACTGCAACTTATCAAAGGAAAGATTGTGTAATTCATATTGATGATATGTCAGAAAGAGGAAGAGATTTTGATGAAAGAAGATATGATGAACCTGATAGAATCTGGATAGATGATGATGTTAGAAAAAAATTGTGGGGGCATATTAAATGGAGTTAA
- the nuoH gene encoding NADH-quinone oxidoreductase subunit NuoH: MKELIITSIALGIKSLVFIIGMFLLAAYLTWVERKFAGHVQQRPGPLHVGWHGLLQPIADALKVLTKEDIVPEGVDKFLFYLASLMAFVPAILILAVVPFGEPINIFGYEIKPYITDLNVGLILALAFGSISVYGVIFAGWASNSKYPMIGGLRKAAVLIGYEVALGFAMVGPIMQAGTFSLKGIVEAQQGLWFIIPNILGFIVILFAILAETGRTPFDVQEAEAELVSGYNTEYSAMKFGLFPLAEWYIATFVLSAIAVILFFGGWNGPHIFGPISPFIWFFLKLAMMFMFFLWVHWTLPRYRVDQITEIAWKVMLPLSLINIFIVAIWIIIFG, from the coding sequence TTGAAAGAGCTCATTATTACAAGTATAGCCTTAGGTATAAAATCTTTAGTATTTATAATTGGTATGTTTCTCCTTGCAGCATATTTAACATGGGTAGAAAGAAAATTTGCTGGCCATGTACAACAAAGACCAGGACCTTTACATGTTGGATGGCATGGGCTTCTTCAACCTATAGCAGATGCTTTAAAGGTTTTAACTAAAGAAGATATAGTGCCTGAAGGTGTAGATAAATTTTTATTCTATCTTGCATCTTTAATGGCTTTTGTTCCTGCAATACTTATATTAGCTGTTGTTCCTTTTGGAGAACCTATAAATATATTTGGATATGAAATTAAGCCATATATTACTGATTTAAATGTAGGTTTAATTCTTGCATTAGCATTTGGTAGTATCTCTGTATATGGCGTTATCTTCGCTGGATGGGCATCAAACTCAAAATATCCTATGATTGGTGGATTAAGAAAAGCAGCTGTTTTAATTGGTTATGAAGTTGCTCTTGGTTTTGCAATGGTTGGCCCTATAATGCAAGCTGGTACTTTCTCATTAAAAGGAATTGTAGAAGCTCAACAAGGACTATGGTTTATAATTCCTAATATTCTTGGTTTTATTGTTATACTTTTTGCTATCCTTGCAGAAACTGGAAGAACTCCTTTTGATGTTCAAGAAGCAGAAGCAGAGCTTGTTTCTGGATATAATACAGAATATTCTGCAATGAAATTTGGTTTATTCCCACTTGCTGAATGGTATATAGCTACATTTGTTTTAAGTGCAATAGCTGTAATATTATTCTTTGGTGGTTGGAATGGCCCTCATATATTTGGTCCAATTTCACCATTTATATGGTTCTTCTTAAAACTTGCTATGATGTTTATGTTCTTTTTATGGGTACATTGGACTCTTCCAAGATATAGAGTTGATCAGATAACTGAAATTGCATGGAAAGTAATGCTTCCTCTTTCTTTAATAAATATATTTATTGTCGCAATCTGGATAATAATATTTGGATAA
- the metG gene encoding methionine--tRNA ligase → MADKFYVTTPIYYVNDVPHLGHAYTTIAADVLARYNRQRGKKTFFLTGTDEHGLKIQKTAEEKGITPKELADKTHQKFKQLWEVLNISYDRFIRTTDEDHIKAVQHIFQKCYENGDIYLGKYEGWYCVGCEEFKTETEIKDLDYKCPIHQKKCEKIVEESYFFRLSKYTDKLLELYEKNPDFIQPDYRRNEVISFVKQGLKDLSVSRKRDRVKWGIPVPFDETHTIYVWFDALTNYLTAVGYPDTESEMFKTFWPADVHIVGKDILRFHAVYWPAFLMSARLEVPRKVFAHGWWTVEGQKMSKSLGNVVDPFEVAKEYGVDEIRYFLLREVPFGLDGDFSKKAVVGRINSDLANDLGNLISRTLSMINKFKKGIVEKGENLTDLEKEYEKIYTETVSQFDQHLSNLEYYKALEKVWQFIDFLNKYIVKTEPWALKKGNNPYLDTTLYTLADGLYAIIWLLTPFMPTKMKIALEYLGLNEFYGKPQPFSFPTGTKIKKKIQPLFPRIELKEEEKVSEKKEEKVNENEGIVTIDDFAKLEFVVGQVLEAEKVPKADKLLKLTVDIGTEKRTIVSGIAQYYTPEEMVGKKIIIFANLKPRKIFGIESKGMILAAKDDETLSVLTVDKDVKVGSKVS, encoded by the coding sequence ATGGCAGATAAGTTTTATGTAACCACACCTATATATTATGTTAATGATGTACCGCATCTTGGCCATGCATACACAACTATAGCAGCAGATGTTTTAGCAAGATATAACAGACAAAGAGGTAAAAAAACATTTTTCTTAACAGGTACAGATGAACATGGTTTAAAAATACAAAAAACTGCAGAAGAAAAAGGAATAACACCTAAGGAGCTTGCAGATAAAACTCATCAAAAGTTTAAACAACTTTGGGAAGTTTTAAATATATCTTATGATAGATTCATAAGAACAACAGATGAAGATCATATAAAAGCAGTTCAACATATATTTCAAAAATGTTATGAAAATGGAGATATATATTTAGGAAAATATGAAGGTTGGTATTGTGTAGGGTGTGAAGAGTTTAAAACAGAAACAGAAATAAAAGATTTAGATTATAAATGTCCTATACATCAGAAAAAATGTGAAAAAATTGTTGAAGAAAGCTACTTTTTTAGACTTTCTAAATATACAGATAAACTTTTAGAGCTTTATGAAAAAAATCCAGATTTTATACAACCAGACTATAGAAGAAATGAAGTAATTTCCTTTGTAAAACAAGGATTAAAAGATCTTTCAGTTTCAAGGAAAAGAGATAGGGTAAAATGGGGAATTCCTGTACCTTTTGATGAAACTCATACTATCTATGTTTGGTTTGATGCTTTAACAAATTATTTAACAGCAGTTGGTTATCCAGACACTGAAAGTGAGATGTTTAAAACTTTTTGGCCTGCAGATGTCCATATAGTTGGAAAAGATATTTTAAGATTTCATGCAGTTTACTGGCCAGCATTTTTAATGAGCGCAAGACTTGAAGTACCAAGAAAAGTTTTTGCCCATGGTTGGTGGACTGTTGAAGGGCAAAAAATGTCAAAAAGTCTTGGAAATGTAGTAGATCCTTTCGAAGTTGCAAAAGAGTATGGAGTTGATGAGATAAGATATTTTCTTTTAAGAGAGGTACCTTTTGGGCTTGATGGTGATTTTTCTAAAAAAGCAGTTGTAGGAAGAATAAATTCAGACCTTGCAAATGACCTTGGAAATCTTATATCAAGAACCTTATCAATGATAAATAAATTTAAAAAAGGTATAGTTGAAAAAGGAGAAAATCTAACAGATTTAGAAAAAGAGTATGAAAAGATTTATACTGAAACTGTAAGTCAGTTTGATCAGCATTTATCAAACTTAGAATATTACAAAGCATTAGAAAAAGTATGGCAGTTTATAGACTTTTTAAATAAATATATAGTTAAAACAGAGCCTTGGGCATTAAAAAAAGGAAATAATCCATATTTAGATACAACCCTTTACACTTTAGCAGATGGACTTTATGCTATTATATGGCTTTTAACACCATTTATGCCTACAAAGATGAAAATTGCCCTTGAATATTTAGGACTAAATGAGTTTTATGGAAAACCACAGCCATTTAGTTTTCCAACTGGAACAAAGATTAAAAAGAAAATACAGCCATTATTCCCAAGAATAGAACTTAAGGAGGAAGAAAAAGTGTCTGAGAAAAAAGAAGAAAAAGTAAATGAGAATGAAGGAATAGTTACAATAGATGATTTTGCAAAATTAGAATTTGTTGTTGGACAAGTTTTAGAAGCAGAAAAAGTACCAAAAGCAGATAAGTTATTAAAACTTACTGTAGATATTGGAACAGAAAAAAGGACAATTGTTTCTGGTATAGCTCAGTACTATACACCTGAAGAGATGGTAGGAAAGAAAATAATAATATTTGCAAATCTAAAACCAAGAAAAATATTTGGAATAGAATCTAAAGGTATGATATTAGCTGCAAAAGATGATGAAACTTTATCAGTTTTAACTGTTGATAAAGATGTAAAAGTGGGAAGTAAAGTTTCTTAA
- a CDS encoding NADH-quinone oxidoreductase subunit NuoE family protein, producing the protein MEYKYLTQEIKNKIDYFKNKYLVKEQAIIPSLHVILEVYRDIPHEAVRELSEYLQVPEADIEGIVSFYDMFRHKKNARHHIRLCRNLPCHLAGSKKFLKILEKLTGAKAGEHSPDGKWYIELVECIGSCAIAPAFLINNDLYDGSKIKTEQDLKEILDRYE; encoded by the coding sequence TTGGAATATAAATATCTAACACAAGAGATTAAAAATAAGATAGATTATTTTAAAAATAAATATCTTGTAAAAGAACAGGCTATTATTCCTTCTCTTCATGTTATTTTAGAAGTTTATAGAGATATTCCCCATGAAGCAGTTAGAGAGCTTTCTGAATATCTACAAGTGCCAGAAGCAGATATAGAAGGGATAGTTAGTTTTTATGATATGTTTCGTCATAAAAAGAATGCAAGACATCATATTAGACTTTGTAGAAATTTACCATGTCATTTAGCAGGAAGTAAAAAATTTTTAAAAATACTTGAAAAACTTACAGGAGCAAAAGCAGGAGAACATAGCCCTGATGGAAAATGGTATATAGAACTTGTTGAATGTATTGGTAGCTGTGCAATAGCACCAGCTTTTTTAATAAATAATGATTTATATGATGGAAGTAAAATAAAAACAGAACAAGACTTAAAAGAAATTCTTGATAGGTATGAGTAA
- a CDS encoding complex I 51 kDa subunit family protein, with translation MSIRDKIPHLPEIYADSNINLLLRRAKENRTVDIEEYETTGGYSALRKALNKFTPEDIIVLVEESTLRGRGGAGFPTGRKWRFVIQNPKPRYLICNADESEPGTFKDRIIIERDPHLLIEGMIISAYAIGAEKGFIYIRGEYPAGYMILENAINEAYERGYLGKNILGTDFSFDLYVYRGAGAYICGEETALIESLEGRRGHPRLKPPYPPQVGLFGRPTVVNNVETLSNIPIIVTYEQYFMHIGPAGYYGPKLFPVSGKVKKPGVYESTMDITLNELIDIAGGPIGKPKAVFSGALGVYHPDEFDTPMDYSPKGFGGTGTTIVLNEEDCIIDSLIVIANFFHHESCGKCTPCRVGTYEQFNILKKFQEGTATEKDLDLLIHLGKNIPIGSICGLGYSAPNAIMDAIRKFRDEFEAHINGKCPGGVCF, from the coding sequence ATGAGTATAAGAGATAAAATACCTCATCTTCCAGAAATATATGCAGATAGTAATATAAATCTTCTACTTAGAAGAGCTAAAGAAAATAGAACTGTAGATATAGAAGAGTATGAAACTACAGGAGGATATTCTGCTTTAAGAAAAGCTTTAAATAAATTTACACCAGAAGATATAATTGTCCTTGTAGAAGAAAGTACCCTTAGAGGTAGGGGTGGAGCAGGTTTTCCAACTGGAAGAAAATGGAGATTTGTAATTCAAAATCCAAAACCTAGATACCTAATCTGTAATGCAGACGAATCAGAACCAGGAACTTTCAAAGACAGAATAATAATAGAAAGAGATCCACATCTTTTAATAGAAGGAATGATTATTTCTGCTTATGCAATAGGAGCAGAAAAAGGTTTTATTTATATTAGAGGAGAATATCCTGCAGGATATATGATATTAGAAAATGCAATTAATGAAGCTTATGAAAGAGGATACTTAGGTAAAAATATACTTGGAACTGATTTTTCATTTGATTTATATGTTTATAGAGGAGCAGGAGCTTATATCTGCGGTGAAGAAACTGCTTTAATTGAAAGTTTAGAAGGAAGAAGAGGACACCCAAGACTAAAACCACCTTATCCACCACAGGTGGGACTTTTTGGAAGGCCAACAGTTGTAAATAATGTAGAAACATTATCTAACATTCCAATAATAGTAACTTATGAGCAGTATTTTATGCATATAGGACCAGCAGGTTATTATGGCCCAAAACTTTTTCCAGTAAGTGGAAAGGTAAAAAAACCTGGTGTCTATGAATCAACTATGGATATTACTTTAAATGAGCTTATAGATATAGCAGGAGGGCCTATTGGAAAACCTAAGGCAGTATTTTCAGGAGCTTTAGGAGTTTATCATCCAGATGAGTTTGATACACCTATGGATTACTCACCAAAAGGATTTGGAGGAACAGGAACAACTATAGTTTTAAACGAAGAAGACTGTATAATAGATTCTCTTATTGTAATAGCAAACTTTTTCCATCATGAAAGTTGTGGAAAATGTACACCTTGTAGAGTTGGAACATATGAGCAGTTTAATATTCTAAAAAAATTCCAAGAAGGAACTGCTACAGAAAAAGATTTAGACCTTTTAATACATCTTGGTAAAAATATACCTATTGGCTCTATTTGTGGACTTGGTTATTCTGCACCAAATGCTATAATGGATGCAATAAGAAAATTTAGAGATGAGTTTGAGGCACATATTAATGGAAAATGTCCTGGAGGGGTATGCTTTTGA